From Lolium perenne isolate Kyuss_39 chromosome 5, Kyuss_2.0, whole genome shotgun sequence, a single genomic window includes:
- the LOC127299249 gene encoding uncharacterized protein: MATAGQGSCVPGRALLRRSRREGPGKSMRGLMAATSGRSRQGPADLGVGQPPARDGAHGAEQARPAAATAGQSRQGPADRGAGQPRARDGAHGAELAGAWDDDLGPVEARAWGGPGRASGGHVGVEQPAASGGHVAAEQPEAAGGEKRRWLDEEENNSTPCSIRSDQWKGHC, translated from the exons ATGGCGACCGCGGGACAGGGCAGTTGCGTGCCAGGGAGGGCTCTCTTGAGGCGGAGCAGGCGCGAGGGCCCGGGGAAGAGCATGCGCGGGCTCATGGCGGCCACGTCGGGGCGGAGCAGGCAGGGACCGGCGGACCTTGGGGTGGGGCAACCGCCTGCCAGGGACGGCGCCCATGGTGCGGAGCAGGCAAGGCCAGCGGCGGCCACGGCGGGGCAGAGCAGGCAGGGACCGGCGGACCGTGGGGCAGGGCAGCCGCGTGCCAGGGACGGTGCCCATGGGGCGGAGCTGGCGGGGGCCTGGGACGACGACCTTGGGCCGGTGGAAGCGCGTGCCTGGGGCGGACCAGGCAGGGCCAGCGGCGGCCACGTCGGGGTGGAGCAGCCAGCGGCTAGCGGCGGCCACGTCGCGGCGGAGCAGCCAGAGGCCGCCGGCGGAGAAAAACGGCGGTGGCTGGATGAAGAAGAAAACAACAG TACTCCATGCAGTATCCGATCTGACCAATGGAAGGGACACTGCTGA
- the LOC127304657 gene encoding putative pectinesterase 63, which produces MQRHKREVLPLSIAFLVLLVAFISPAYSQHQQASFNVGGGGGAPKTPSSGGDAGAGAGSSFDQFIAQNVEHYAVTEQIYASKAKNGTGGKTLDADLSAAEASKVRYVVSPDGKGKFRTITEAIKAVPERNKQRVILDIRPGTYKEKVLVPSTKPFITFLGNTKNPPIITWDDTAGTRAKDGSAVGTMGSASVAVEADYFMASGIVFKNHAPLALPGAKGGQAVALRVFGTKAAFYDCTIDGGQDTLYDHKGLHYFKNCVIKGSVDFIFGFGRSLYTDCTIMSVTKEIAVLTAQQRTKTISDAVESGFSFVRCKITGMGQIYLGRAWGDSSRVVYSFTDMGKEVVPVGWDGWNVEKPAKTGVFYGEYKCTGPGAMSTQRIGWARVLNDMQARAFTGSHFVYGNSWILPPPK; this is translated from the exons ATGCAGAGGCACAAACGTGAAGTTTTGCCCCTCTCCATTGCCTTTCTTGTGCTACTCGTAGCATTCATCTCCCCGGCATATTCGCAGCACCAGCAAGCCAGCTTCAacgtgggtggcggcggcggcgccccaAAAACGCCGAGTTCTGGTGGCGACGCCGGAGCTGGAGCCGGCAGCAGCTTCGACCAGTTCATTGCCCAGAACGTGGAGCACTACGCCGTCACCGAGCAGATCTACGCCAGCAAGGCCAAGAACGGCACCGGCGGCAAGACGCTGGACGCCGACCTGTCAGCGGCGGAGGCCTCCAAGGTGAGGTACGTGGTGAGCCCCGACGGCAAGGGGAAGTTCAGGACCATCACGGAGGCGATCAAGGCCGTGCCGGAGAGGAACAAGCAGCGGGTGATCCTCGACATCCGGCCCGGCACCTACAa GGAGAAGGTGCTGGTCCCGAGCACGAAGCCGTTCATCACGTTCCTGGGCAACACGAAGAACCCGCCGATCATCACGTGGGATGACACGGCCGGGACGCGTGCCAAAGACGGCTCCGCCGTCGGAACCATGGGCAGCGCTAGCGTCGCAGTCGAGGCCGACTACTTCATGGCCTCCGGCATCGTCTTCAAG AACCACGCGCCATTGGCATTGCCGGGGGCAAAGGGCGGGCAGGCGGTGGCGCTGCGCGTGTTCGGCACCAAGGCCGCCTTCTACGACTGCACCATTGACGGTGGGCAGGACACGCTGTACGACCACAAGGGCCTTCACTACTTCAAGAACTGCGTCATCAAGGGGAGCGTGGACTTCATCTTCGGCTTCGGGAGGTCCCTCTACACG GACTGCACGATCATGTCGGTGACGAAGGAGATCGCGGTGCTGACGGCGCAGCAGCGGACCAAGACCATCTCCGACGCCGTGGAGAGCGGGTTCTCGTTCGTGCGGTGCAAGATCACGGGCATGGGGCAGATCTACCTGGGGAGGGCGTGGGGGGACTCATCCCGGGTGGTCTACTCCTTCACCGACATGGGGAAAGAGGTCGTCCCCGTTGGATGGGACGGATGGAACGTCGAGAAGCCAGCAAA GACCGGGGTATTCTACGGGGAGTACAAGTGCACCGGGCCAGGGGCGATGTCCACCCAGAGGATCGGGTGGGCGCGGGTGCTCAACGACATGCAGGCTAGGGCTTTCACCGGCTCGCACTTCGTATACGGCAACTCATGGATCCTGCCCCCACCAAAGTAG
- the LOC139831004 gene encoding uncharacterized protein isoform X2: protein MVEPLGSLYCIEPTQCMKAERASDIEASQQQRVWLVLLVIQVQNDMMNDFKSTEVDIGHRIHTSAYMPLLQNRSEVSLGPEVENQSQTIRCLF, encoded by the exons ATGGTGGAGCCGCTGGGTAGTCTGTATTGTATCGAGCCAACACAGTGCATGAAAGCAGAAAGAGCCTCCGACATTGAGGCCAGCCAGCAACAACGTGTATGGTTGGTCCTCTTGGTGATTCAA GTTCAGAATGATATGATGAATGATTTTAAGAGTACTGAGGTGGACATAGGTCACAGGATACATACATCAG CCTACATGCCATTACTTCAGAACAGAAGCGAGGTTTCACTTGGTCCAGAAGTAGAAAACCAATCACAAACTATCAG GTGCCTTTTCTGA
- the LOC139831004 gene encoding uncharacterized protein isoform X1, translating into MVEPLGSLYCIEPTQCMKAERASDIEASQQQRVWLVLLVIQVQNDMMNDFKSTEVDIGHRIHTSAYMPLLQNRSEVSLGPEVENQSQTISLQVPFLTPIPNLCNHYV; encoded by the exons ATGGTGGAGCCGCTGGGTAGTCTGTATTGTATCGAGCCAACACAGTGCATGAAAGCAGAAAGAGCCTCCGACATTGAGGCCAGCCAGCAACAACGTGTATGGTTGGTCCTCTTGGTGATTCAA GTTCAGAATGATATGATGAATGATTTTAAGAGTACTGAGGTGGACATAGGTCACAGGATACATACATCAG CCTACATGCCATTACTTCAGAACAGAAGCGAGGTTTCACTTGGTCCAGAAGTAGAAAACCAATCACAAACTATCAG TTTGCAGGTGCCTTTTCTGACGCCAATCCCGAATCTATGTAACCATTATGTTTAG